From Brienomyrus brachyistius isolate T26 chromosome 18, BBRACH_0.4, whole genome shotgun sequence, one genomic window encodes:
- the dynll2b gene encoding LOW QUALITY PROTEIN: dynein, light chain, LC8-type 2b (The sequence of the model RefSeq protein was modified relative to this genomic sequence to represent the inferred CDS: deleted 2 bases in 2 codons), translating to MTDRKAVIKNADMSEDMQQDAVDCATQAMEKYNIEKDIAAYIKKEFDKKYNPTWHCIVGRNFGSYVTHETKHFIYFYLGQVAILLFKSG from the exons ATGACTGACAGGAAGGCTGTGATCAAGAATGCCGACATGTCCGAG GACATGCAGCAGGATGCGGTTGACTGTGCCACACAGGCGATGGAAAAGTACAACATTGAGAAAGACATTGCTGCCTACATCAAAAAG GAGTTCGACAAGAAGTATAATCCCACGTGGCACTGCATCGTGGGCAGAAACTTCGGCAGTTATGTGACTCACGAGACCAAGCACTTCATCTATTTCTACCTGGGCCAGGTG GCAATTCTGCTGTTCAAGTCGGGTTGA
- the heatr6 gene encoding HEAT repeat-containing protein 6: MAVNGAMASASSPMRGPVRCFPRPAVVNEAEAAPFLASGSVELDRAPPGGSGLQFARCFSKLCSLRPSDSDSLKTELNLLFDQLISENYHSYASDRDVQPEDVCALLVRASGLVQFTQDHLVVKFCQLIHHLLNRLQVIVDEQSLNCLVSYVTQALAVCGCWTRTDVLQALAALLYGNGPKCQKYLPDLLGAGGILLRYSDLSQPDLELWRAAVHCMGNLCLGAPGQSHLEEPYRSVCFQTFMQMLQYPRPANVDEAIFCTLLQDALKGMQHFLNSEKGKLAVGEQLGTLLAVFKKHMFFGLPGMNVEMPGILYPTPLPQYDGRTPAKTEVQRNPPVQNRPPGNKKRKSRGRGKKVGSEGRRDEDGEEGQEAESDTGAEPSRLRTTEAPGRWTQDSRGTSHLFSQASREGAVAFYSSWKKSSSDSEISDPEGGMQSKLRLYQARVRQGALHCFLSVIRCVEKRVLYGYWSSFVPDAPGVGGPPPLTLLTIALKDPSPKVRAGSLQALSALLEGSRQFLSVAEDTGAPRQAFTPFSVTLAASLRELHRCLLLALLAESSPQTLTQVIKCLAHLVSNVPYSRLRPGLLAPLWRQIRPYIRHRDVNVRVSCLTLLGAVVSAQAPLPEVQLLLQQPAGSGGIAGTLGGTSSGGATPQEQQQSWRRGPAKDSAPPPAPAEADTTPGAQCWLLQLCVSLVTQPREDPYSDSDAASTPSGIMEPPPVRLEALQVLAHLVRGYFALVQGYLLELGEVCTQCLQEADPSIQLHGAKLLEELGSGVIQQHREESAVAPASRVPVSQVVQFWSEVLSGPLSGALQSEHHPTLQTSSCDALSAILPQAFSQLPDRSQVLCLTVLLGLTYSENSLVKAAAVRALGVYVLFPSLREDVMFVADAANAILTALDDHSPNVRAKAAWSLGNLTDTLIVNMASVGRDFQDEFSDMLLLQMLCSATRASKDKDRVKSNAVRALGNLLRFLQAAHLSRPGFEGPVEEAVRALIETVRSDCTMKVRWNACYALGNAFRNPALPLGTANWTPDAFSALCQAVTACRNFKVRIKSAAALSVPSGRSCYGDTAQFAHVWQALTHALEHSGEAGDFLEYRYCAGLRCQLCFSMLHLLGLAQPRDLPALAAPLVGEAGPTLHGYLVRYHLDGSDRGEQDKPTDVAQPQERLRELEEVLKQLRLLPGGDSDTEQAKVQVLAFLNDVLRSCTELQDLSS; encoded by the exons ATGGCCGTCAATGGGGCGATGGCCTCGGCTTCCAGCCCGATGCGAGGTCCTGTTCGCTGCTTCCCAAGGCCTGCGGTAGTAAACGAGGCGGAGGCTGCGCCTTTCTTAGCGTCTGGTTCTGTGGAGCTTGACCGGGCGCCTCCAGGTGGATCAGGTTTGCAGTTCGCTCGCTGTTTCTCGAAACTCTGCTCGCTCAGACCCTCCGACAGCGACAGCCTGAAGACGGAGCTGAACCTGCTGTTCGACCAGCTGATATCAGAAAACTACCACAGCTACGCGTCTGACCGCGACGTTCAGCCTGAG GATGTATGTGCTCTCCTGGTACGGGCCAGCGGATTGGTGCAATTCACTCAGGACCACCTCGTTGTTAAATTTTGCCAGCTTATCCATCACCTTCTCAACCGGCTACAG GTGATTGTGGATGAGCAGAGCTTGAACTGCCTGGTGTCTTACGTGACCCAGGCCCTGGCAGTGTGCGGCTGCTGGACACGCACTGATGTCCTGCAGGCACTGGCCGCCCTGCTGTATGGAAATGGGCCCAAGTGTCAGAAG TATCTGCCGGACCTCCTGGGTGCAGGAGGGATCCTCTTACGCTACAGTGACCTAAGCCAGCCAGATCTGGAGCTGTGGCGAGCTGCAGTGCACTGCATGGGTAACCTGTGTTTGGG ggcacctggacagtcacacCTGGAAGAGCCATACAGGAGTGTCTGTTTCCAGACCTTCATGCAGATGCTACAGTACCCCAGACCTGCTAATGTGGACGAAGCAATATTCTGCACG ctgctccaggaTGCCCTGAAGGGGATGCAGCACTTCCTGAACAGCGAGAAGGGGAAGCTGGCAGTCGGTGAGCAGCTGGGCACCCTGCTGGCAGTATTCAAG AAACACATGTTCTTCGGACTGCCTGGGATGAACGTGGAGATGCCAGGGATCCTATACCCCACACCGCTCCCCCAGTACGATGGAAGGACCCCCGCCaagacagaagtacagaggaacCCACCAGTTCAGAACAGGCCCCCTGGG AATAAGAAACGGAAATCACGTGGGCGGGGCAAGAAGGTTGGGTCAGAAGGGAGGCGGGATGAGgatggggaggaggggcaggaggCGGAGTCAGACACGGGGGCGGAGCCCAGCAGGTTACGCACGACTGAAGCCCCAGGCCGCTGGACACAGGATTCCAGGGGCACAAGTCACCTATTCTCCCAGGCGTCCAGAGAGGGCGCTGTGGCATTCTACTCTTCCTGGAAGAAGAGCAGTTCCGACTCTGAGATTTCTGACCCAGAAGGAGGGATGCAGAGTAAGCTCAG GTTGTACCAAGCCCGTGTGCGGCAGGGGGCGCTGCACTGCTTCCTGTCGGTTATTCGGTGCGTGGAGAAGCGTGTGTTGTACGGCTACTGGTCGTCCTTCGTACCTGACGCCCCTGGAGTGGGTGGGCCACCTCCCCTGACTCTGCTCACCATCGCCCTTAAGGATCCCTCACCTAAG GTTAGGGCGGGGTCCCTGCAAGCGCTCTCGGCCCTGTTGGAAGGTTCCAGGCAGTTCCTGTCGGTGGCCGAGGACACGGGCGCCCCACGGCAGGCCTTTACTCCCTTCTCCGTCACTCTGGCTGCCAGTCTGCGGGAGCTACACCGCTGCCTCCTACTGGCCCTGCTGGCTGAGTCCTCCCCACAGACCCTCACACAGGTCATCAAG TGCCTGGCCCACCTAGTCTCCAATGTCCCGTACAGTCGCCTTCGCCCAGGGCTGCTGGCTCCCCTTTGGAGACAGATCCGCCCCTACATCCGCCACCGAG ATGTGAATGTCCGTGTGTCCTGCCTCACCCTCCTGGGGGCAGTGGTCTCGGCTCAAGCTCCCCTCCCTGAGGTCCAGCTCCTCCTGCAGCAGCCTGCTGGCTCTGGGGGAATCGCCGGGACTTTGGGTGGAACCAGCAGTGGGGGTGCCACCCCTCAGGAGCAGCAGCAGAGTTGGAGGAGGGGCCCTGCTAAGGACTCCGCACCCCCACCGGCCCCAGCAGAAGCAGACACCACTCCTGGGGCTCAATGCTGGCTGCTGCAGTTGTGCGTGTCGCTGGTCACACAGCCCCGGGAGGACCCCTATTCTGACAGTGATGCCGCTAGCACCCCCTCAGGCATCATGGAACCGCCCCCTGTGCGGCTAGAGGCCCTCCag GTGCTGGCCCACCTAGTCAGGGGCTACTTTGCCCTGGTGCAGGGTTACTTGCTGGAGCTGGGGGAGGTTTGCACTCAGTGCCTCCAGGAAGCTGATCCCTCCATCCAGCTGCATGGTGCCAAG CTGCTGGAGGAGCTGGGTTCAGGTGtcatccagcagcacagagaggAGTCCGCCGTGGCCCCAGCCTCCAGGGTGCCTGTCAGCCAG GTAGTCCAGTTCTGGTCGGAGGTGCTGAGCGGCCCCCTGAGTGGAGCCCTGCAGAGCGAGCATCACCCCACCCTGCAGACCAGCTCCTGTGACGCCCTGTCGGCCATCCTGCCCCAGGCTTTCAGCCAGCTGCCG GATCGAAGCCAGGTCCTGTGCCTCACTGTGTTGCTGGGTCTGACCTACAGCGAGAACTCCCTGGTGAAGGCTGCGGCCGTCCGGGCCCTGGGCGTCTACGTCCTGTTCCCCAGCCTTCGAGAG GATGTGATGTTTGTAGCCGATGCTGCCAACGCCATCCTCACCGCGTTGGACGACCACTCGCCCAACGTGCGCGCCAAGGCTGCCTGGTCGCTAGGCAACTTGACTGACACACTCATTGTTAACAT GGCATCAGTGGGACGCGACTTCCAGGACGAGTTTTCCGACATGCTGCTCCTCCAGATGCTCTGTTCGGCCACCCGTGCATCCAAGGACAAGGATAGG gtcaaGAGCAATGCCGTGCGCGCCCTGGGAAATCTGCTTCGGTTCCTGCAGGCAGCCCACCTGTCCCGGCCTGGGTTCGAGGGCCCGGTCGAGGAGGCAGTGCGGGCGCTGATTGAGACTGTCCGAAGCGATTGCACCATGAAGGTTCGCTGGAACGCCTGCTACGCCCTGGGAAACGCTTTCAGGAACCCTGCCCTGCCCCTTG gcacagccaactggacccccGATGCCTTCTCCGCCCTGTGCCAAGCGGTGACGGCCTGCCGCAACTTTAAGGTGCGGATAAAGTCGGCAGCAGCCCTGTCAGTGCCCAGCGGGCGTAGTTGCTACGGCGACACAGCTCAGTTCGCCCACGTGTGGCAGGCCCTCACTCACGCTCTGGAGCACAGTGGCGAAGCAGGGGACTTCCTAGAGTACCGCTACTGTGCTGGGCTGCGCTGCCAGCTCTGCTTCTCCATGCTACACCTGCTCGGCCTAGCGCAGCCCCGTGACCTGCCTGCCCTAGctgctccgctggtgggggaggcagGCCCCACCCTGCACGGATACCTGGTGCGTTACCACCTGGACGGGAGCGACCGCGGGGAGCAAGACAAGCCCACAGATGTGGCCCAGCCCCAGGAGAGGCtcagggagctggaggaggttcTGAAGCAGCTCCGACTGCTGCCTGGGGGGGA